The following are encoded in a window of Dysidea avara chromosome 4, odDysAvar1.4, whole genome shotgun sequence genomic DNA:
- the LOC136253895 gene encoding uncharacterized protein — protein MDCSVPHGLMFNMLEAVKVPMSVVRYIQSFYSVLSVIITTKTWETEPIPFRRGVFQGDTLSPLMFLLAFNPLLKLAESLNHPHGYHIKIPIEDSEALPPVDSYVYVKWTEAGEEPPGWYKARVGQYFLNRSCKIVYDDSDDQVVSEVVALHTIEWKLCAKRARNFVSLDGKPAFTKANGKPSVKFADSMKHSLKGYADDVTLISCDIDVHKSVLQTIDLKAADLDLTFKPSKCISFLFDGSKVVPMGLPLSKGTTRPITEGQTKFLGKLIDVSLSATKKVTGKRIISHLTDLLSASDSLPIRGEYKLWMYRNYILSLTRFHLCVDAVSRGTISKLESIATRFLKKWLNLPRSATRVILYYPGVCCPSISHVSREAKLSLLACVSASSDLRLQELNLHLRLGNVALQIQDNDYSILSIAQKQLSAFPSARSLYIKAKHQLSDSIKAQCKDHLQSLTVQSKFESSAELESSCKTWNRLLKGFHPGQLSFLLRAASDTLPTAVNLQRWSILCEAKCLLCDSRRPTTAHVLSSCPAALNQQRYTYRHDQVLRVLATKLSEAFADIPFVKVFADIPNFHADNSPQSTIPMSLLITSYRPDIVIYNSQSSSITLLELTCPLDSIHQIQSARNRKQSKTEYLQLLAEFDRLNIANYYDTIEITVLGHFQVSSIKNLSRLLNFVQADIRISKHIIKEWLDAAASASISASQRIFLARNCTEWCTN, from the coding sequence ATGGATTGCTCTGTCCCACATGGCTTGATGTTTAATATGTTGGAAGCTGTCAAAGTTCCCATGTCAGTGGTTCGCTACATTCAATCCTTTTATTCTGTTTTGTCTGTTATTATAACAACTAAAACTTGGGAAACTGAGCCAATTCCATTTCGAAGAGGCGTTTTTCAAGGTGATACTCTATCGCCTTTAATGTTTTTACTTGCCTTTAATCCCTTATTAAAGTTAGCTGAATCTTTGAACCACCCACATGGTTATCATATCAAGATTCCGATTGAGGACTCTGAAGCTCTTCCTCCTGTTGATTCCTATGTGTATGTAAAGTGGACAGAAGCTGGAGAGGAACCACCTGGTTGGTACAAGGCGCGAGTTGGTCAGTACTTTCTAAACAGATCGTGTAAAATTGTTTATGATGACAGTGATGATCAAGTTGTTTCTGAAGTTGTTGCTTTACATACAATAGAGTGGAAACTATGTGCTAAAAGAGCAAGGAACTTTGTCTCCCTTGATGGGAAACCTGCTTTTACCAAAGCCAACGGGAAACCATCAGTTAAATTTGCTGACTCAATGAAACACTCACTCAAAGGATATGCTGACGATGTCACTTTGATCTCCTGTGATATCGATGTTCATAAATCAGTTTTACAAACAATTGACCTGAAGGCAGCAGATTTGGACTTGACTTTTAAACCATCTAAATGTATTTCCTTTCTATTTGATGGCTCCAAAGTTGTGCCAATGGGCTTGCCATTATCCAAAGGTACAACTAGACCCATCACAGAAGGCCAAACCAAATTTTTAGGAAAGTTAATTGATGTctctttgagtgctaccaaGAAAGTTACAGGCAAGCGTATAATAAGCCATCTTACTGACCTACTTTCTGCATCTGACTCACTCCCCATCCGTGGTGAGTACAAACTGTGGATGTACCGGAACTATATTCTCTCACTGACACGGTTTCATTTGTGTGTTGATGCTGTCTCCAGGGGGACCATCTCCAAGTTAGAATCTATTGCCACACGGTTTCTGAAGAAATGGCTGAATTTGCCCCGGAGTGCTACACGAGTTATTCTGTACTACCCAGGTGTTTGTTGTCCTAGTATTTCTCATGTCTCCAGGGAGGCAAAACTAAGTTTGCTAGCCTGTGTCAGTGCCTCCTCTGACTTGCGGCTCCAGGAACTTAACCTCCATTTGCGTCTTGGGAATGTTGCTCTACAAATCCAAGACAATGACTATTCCATCCTGTCGATTGCTCAAAAACAATTATCTGCCTTCCCATCAGCTCGGTCGTTATATATTAAGGCTAAGCACCAGTTGTCAGATTCCATCAAAGCTCAATGCAAAGACCATTTACAGTCACTAACTGTTCAGTCAAAGTTTGAGAGTTCCGCTGAACTAGAGAGCTCCTGTAAAACTTGGAACAGGCTACTGAAGGGATTCCACCCCGGTCAATTGTCATTCCTCCTTCGTGCAGCATCTGACACTCTACCCACCGCTGTGAATTTACAGAGATGGTCCATCCTATGTGAAGCGAAGTGTTTGCTTTGCGATTCACGGCGCCCAACAACTGCTCATGTTTTAAGTAGCTGCCCTGCAGCATTAAATCAACAGCGGTATACCTACCGTCATGATCAGGTTCTTCGTGTTTTGGCCACTAAACTTTCTGAAGCATTTGCTGACATCCCATTTGTTAAAGTGTTTGCTGATATACCTAATTTCCATGCTGATAATTCTCCACAGTCTACAATTCCGATGAGTCTCCTTATTACATCCTACCGTCCAGACATTGTAATATATAATTCCCAGAGTTCTTCCATCACTCTGTTGGAACTAACATGCCCTCTGGACTCCATCCATCAAATCCAGTCTGCTCGCAATAGGAAGCAGAGCAAAACTGAGTATCTGCAGCTGTTGGCTGAATTTGATCGCCTAAATATTGCTAACTATTATGACACCATTGAAATCACGGTACTtggtcattttcaagtgtcttcCATCAAGAATTTATCTCGTTTGTTAAACTTTGTTCAAGCTGATATAAGGATTTCGAAGCACATTATTAAGGAATGGTTAGATGctgctgcctctgccagtatctctgcctctcagagaatttttctagcacgaaactgtacagagtggtgcacaaattag